One segment of Streptosporangium brasiliense DNA contains the following:
- a CDS encoding group II truncated hemoglobin, with product MIVEYIRYRVPDERSAEFEAAYRRAAVPLANAPQCVDYELTRCVDEPACYILRITWTSAEDHLQGFRGGPDFAAFFAEIRPYVSDIEEMRHYAPTGIRGQGAATPTLYDWAGGAEAFERLTEVFYGHVKKDDLIGPLFAHMDPGHPRYVAMWLGEVFGGPDRYTRERGGYPHMLSQHIGKGITEPQRRRWVNLLLDAADEVELPADPEFRAAFLGYIEWGTRLAFANSQPGATPFAHAPVPHWGWGVAPPYVPKG from the coding sequence ATGATCGTCGAATACATCCGCTACCGCGTCCCCGATGAGCGGTCGGCGGAGTTCGAGGCCGCCTACCGGCGCGCCGCCGTACCGCTCGCCAACGCCCCTCAGTGCGTGGACTACGAGCTCACCCGATGCGTGGACGAGCCCGCCTGCTACATCCTGCGGATCACCTGGACCTCCGCGGAGGACCACCTCCAGGGGTTCCGGGGCGGTCCGGACTTCGCGGCCTTCTTCGCGGAGATCCGGCCCTACGTCTCCGACATCGAGGAGATGCGCCACTACGCGCCCACCGGCATCCGGGGCCAGGGGGCCGCGACGCCGACGCTCTACGACTGGGCCGGCGGGGCCGAGGCGTTCGAGCGGCTCACCGAGGTCTTCTACGGCCACGTGAAGAAGGACGATCTCATCGGGCCGCTCTTCGCGCACATGGACCCCGGCCACCCCAGGTATGTGGCGATGTGGCTCGGCGAGGTCTTCGGCGGCCCCGATCGCTACACGCGTGAGCGCGGGGGATACCCCCACATGCTCTCCCAGCACATCGGCAAGGGCATCACCGAACCGCAGCGCCGCCGCTGGGTGAACCTCCTCCTGGACGCCGCGGACGAGGTCGAACTCCCCGCGGATCCGGAGTTCCGCGCGGCCTTCCTCGGCTACATCGAGTGGGGGACCCGCCTGGCGTTCGCCAACTCCCAGCCGGGCGCGACTCCGTTCGCCCACGCCCCGGTGCCGCACTGGGGCTGGGGTGTGGCGCCGCCGTACGTGCCCAAGGGCTGA
- a CDS encoding UPF0182 family protein, giving the protein MRLPRRPRLLLPVAIAIVALVALFFLFAGIFTDYLWYDSVDYTAVFSGVIVTQILLFIVGAVLMVGLVGGNMLLAYRMRPMFGPGMFGGASGADRYRMALDPHRKLIFLIGAAVLALFAGSSFSNQWKTWLEYINATPFNENDALFGMDVSFFMFTYPFLRMVLNFLFTAVVLSAVMAAIVHYLYGGFRLQSPGVHASRAARVHLSVLLGVFVLLKAVAYWVDRYGLVFSDRGFAYGASYTDVNAVLPAKTILAIIALICAALFFAGVVRPGGMLPGVSFGLLVLSAILIGGVYPALVEQFQVKPNQQDKEKAYIERNIVATRKAYGVDKTDVIDYTAQGDASKVNVTTDSSISGVRLLDPNLVAKTYQQKQRIRGYYDFHDPLDVDRYPDASGKMRDTVVAVRELTGPPREQDNWINRHLVYTHGYGFVAAPGNEVDSQGLPNFDAKDMPVTGPLVERTGLKESRVYFGESPSAPEYVIVGGDKKQELDYPLSSGTGQQNTTYTGKGGVPVGSFFNRVLYAAKYGEKNLLLSSDINDKSKILYVRNPQERIAKVAPFLSLDDNPYPAIVDGRVVWIADAYTTSNSYPYSDSRSLEAMTRDTVTDPRLVVPQPRDQINYMRNSVKATVDAYDGTVTLYAWDEQDPILRTWRKAFPGIIKPKDAVSESLKQHLRYPEALFKVQRDVLSRYHIQDPSAFYSGQDFWNVPNDPSSGERDVKQPPYYLSVKMPDTTDPTFSLTTTFVPRQGPNLAAFMSVDATPGDDYGKLRILRMPSNTTIPGPGQVQNNFQNKFSGELNLLGIGGAKVRYGNLLTLPFAGGLVYIEPVYVETAASSGQEPYPILRRVLVSYGDRVGFADTLEGALKQVFGEGAQPAKPDTTKPELPSQPSTTLNQAISEAQQAYDKAQEALAKNPPDWTAYGAAQQELAKALEKLKGVVPTATPAPSQTPTPAPSGTPTPSATPTSSPSP; this is encoded by the coding sequence ATGCGCTTGCCCCGCCGGCCACGACTGCTGCTTCCTGTCGCGATCGCCATCGTCGCGCTCGTTGCGTTGTTCTTCTTGTTCGCCGGCATCTTCACCGACTACCTCTGGTACGACTCGGTGGACTACACGGCGGTCTTCTCCGGCGTGATCGTCACGCAGATCCTGCTCTTCATCGTGGGCGCCGTGCTGATGGTCGGCCTGGTGGGCGGCAACATGCTGCTGGCCTACCGGATGCGGCCGATGTTCGGCCCGGGGATGTTCGGCGGCGCCAGCGGCGCCGACCGCTACCGGATGGCCCTCGACCCGCACCGCAAGCTGATCTTCCTGATCGGCGCCGCCGTGCTCGCGCTGTTCGCCGGATCGTCGTTCTCCAACCAGTGGAAGACCTGGCTGGAATACATCAACGCCACGCCGTTCAACGAGAACGACGCGCTGTTCGGCATGGACGTGTCGTTCTTCATGTTCACCTACCCGTTCCTGCGGATGGTGCTGAACTTCCTGTTCACCGCGGTGGTGCTGTCGGCCGTCATGGCGGCGATCGTGCACTACCTCTACGGCGGGTTCCGGCTCCAGTCGCCGGGGGTGCACGCCTCCCGGGCCGCCCGGGTCCACCTGTCGGTGCTGCTGGGCGTGTTCGTGCTGCTGAAGGCCGTCGCCTACTGGGTCGACCGCTACGGCCTGGTCTTCTCCGACCGGGGCTTCGCCTACGGCGCGTCCTACACCGACGTCAACGCGGTGCTGCCCGCCAAGACCATCCTGGCGATCATCGCCCTGATCTGCGCCGCCCTCTTCTTCGCCGGAGTCGTACGGCCCGGCGGCATGCTGCCCGGCGTCTCCTTCGGCCTGCTGGTGCTGTCGGCCATCCTGATCGGCGGGGTCTACCCGGCCCTGGTCGAGCAGTTCCAGGTCAAGCCGAACCAGCAGGACAAGGAGAAGGCCTACATCGAGCGCAACATCGTCGCCACCAGGAAGGCCTACGGTGTCGACAAGACCGACGTCATCGACTACACGGCGCAGGGTGACGCCTCGAAGGTGAACGTCACCACCGACAGCTCGATCTCCGGCGTGCGGCTGCTCGACCCCAATCTGGTCGCCAAGACCTATCAGCAGAAGCAGCGTATCCGCGGTTACTACGACTTCCACGACCCGCTCGACGTCGACCGCTACCCGGACGCCTCCGGCAAGATGCGCGACACCGTGGTGGCGGTGCGGGAGCTCACCGGCCCGCCGCGTGAGCAGGACAACTGGATCAACCGGCACCTGGTCTACACCCACGGCTACGGGTTCGTGGCCGCGCCGGGCAACGAGGTCGACTCGCAGGGCCTGCCCAACTTCGACGCCAAGGACATGCCGGTGACCGGCCCGCTGGTCGAGCGGACGGGCCTGAAGGAGTCGCGCGTCTACTTCGGCGAGTCCCCGAGCGCGCCGGAATACGTCATCGTGGGCGGCGACAAGAAGCAGGAGCTCGACTACCCGCTGAGCAGCGGCACCGGCCAGCAGAACACCACCTACACCGGCAAGGGCGGCGTCCCGGTCGGCTCGTTCTTCAACCGCGTGCTGTACGCGGCCAAATACGGTGAGAAGAACCTGCTGCTGTCGAGCGACATCAACGACAAGTCCAAGATCCTCTACGTGCGCAACCCGCAGGAGCGCATCGCCAAGGTGGCGCCGTTCCTGAGCCTGGACGACAACCCCTACCCGGCCATCGTCGACGGCAGGGTGGTCTGGATCGCCGACGCCTACACCACCTCCAACTCCTACCCCTACTCCGACAGCAGGAGCCTGGAGGCGATGACGCGGGACACGGTCACCGACCCGCGCCTGGTGGTGCCGCAGCCGCGCGACCAGATCAACTACATGCGCAACTCGGTCAAGGCCACGGTGGACGCCTACGACGGCACGGTCACGCTGTACGCCTGGGACGAGCAGGACCCGATCCTGCGGACCTGGCGCAAGGCCTTCCCCGGCATCATCAAGCCGAAGGACGCGGTGTCGGAGAGCCTCAAGCAGCACCTGCGCTACCCGGAGGCGCTGTTCAAGGTCCAGCGCGACGTGCTGTCCCGCTATCACATCCAGGACCCGAGCGCCTTCTACAGCGGCCAGGACTTCTGGAACGTCCCGAACGACCCGTCCTCGGGCGAGCGTGACGTCAAGCAGCCGCCGTACTACCTGTCGGTCAAGATGCCCGACACGACGGACCCGACGTTCTCCCTGACCACCACGTTCGTGCCGCGCCAGGGGCCCAACCTGGCCGCGTTCATGTCCGTGGACGCCACCCCGGGAGACGACTACGGCAAGCTCCGCATCCTGCGGATGCCCTCCAACACAACCATCCCCGGCCCCGGCCAGGTGCAGAACAACTTCCAGAACAAGTTCTCCGGCGAGCTCAACCTGCTCGGCATCGGCGGGGCGAAGGTCCGCTACGGCAACCTGCTGACCCTGCCATTCGCCGGCGGTCTGGTCTACATCGAGCCGGTCTACGTGGAGACCGCCGCCTCCTCCGGCCAGGAGCCCTATCCGATCCTCCGCCGGGTCCTGGTCTCCTACGGTGACCGGGTCGGCTTCGCCGACACCCTGGAAGGCGCTCTGAAGCAGGTCTTCGGAGAGGGCGCCCAGCCGGCCAAGCCGGACACCACCAAGCCGGAGCTGCCCTCCCAGCCGAGCACCACGCTGAACCAGGCGATCAGCGAGGCGCAGCAGGCGTACGACAAGGCGCAGGAGGCCCTGGCGAAGAACCCGCCGGACTGGACGGCGTACGGCGCGGCGCAGCAGGAGCTGGCGAAGGCGCTGGAGAAGCTGAAGGGGGTGGTCCCCACGGCCACCCCGGCCCCCTCGCAGACCCCGACCCCGGCCCCTTCCGGCACTCCCACGCCGTCGGCGACGCCGACGTCCTCGCCCAGCCCATAG
- a CDS encoding PH domain-containing protein translates to MSGPVLRWRVRRDLLVLKAVAALAFAVATVLSIGDPRGMILAGAATLMMAMLALRDVLAPVRLSADGEGLVVVRGFAGLQRVPWSAVERIRVDTRTRFASRTGVLEIDTGEAVFLLSQFDLGAPCQEVADELCSFRTGS, encoded by the coding sequence ATGTCCGGACCGGTTCTGCGCTGGCGCGTACGCCGCGATCTCCTCGTCCTGAAGGCGGTCGCCGCCCTGGCCTTCGCGGTGGCCACCGTACTGAGCATCGGTGACCCGCGCGGGATGATCCTGGCGGGCGCGGCGACCCTGATGATGGCCATGCTGGCCCTGCGCGACGTCCTGGCCCCGGTACGGCTCAGCGCCGACGGCGAGGGACTGGTCGTGGTCAGGGGTTTCGCCGGTCTGCAGCGGGTGCCGTGGAGCGCGGTCGAGCGGATCCGCGTGGACACGCGGACCCGCTTCGCCTCGCGCACCGGGGTTCTGGAGATCGACACCGGTGAGGCGGTCTTCCTCCTGAGCCAGTTCGATCTCGGCGCTCCGTGCCAGGAGGTCGCCGACGAACTGTGCTCCTTCCGGACCGGTTCCTGA